A genomic stretch from Barnesiella intestinihominis YIT 11860 includes:
- the rsmA gene encoding 16S rRNA (adenine(1518)-N(6)/adenine(1519)-N(6))-dimethyltransferase RsmA — MSYIVRPKKSLGQHFLIDLNIAQAIADTLDNYKNTPILEVGPGMGVLTQYLLSKGHDLTVVELDHESIEYLQENFPELKGHILEEDFLKLDLSKLFSGNFCVIGNYPYNISSQIFFKVLEYKDHIPCCSGMIQKEVAERMAAPPGSKTYGILSVLLQAWYEIEYLFTVPEHVFNPPPKVKSAVIKMTRNQVRQLGCNEPLFKRIVKTAFNQRRKTMRNSLKSMVGQDCKILAEPIFNERPERLSVKQFIDLTNLLESYIIK, encoded by the coding sequence ATGAGCTACATAGTTAGACCTAAAAAATCGTTAGGGCAACACTTTCTCATCGATTTGAATATCGCACAAGCCATTGCCGATACGCTCGACAATTACAAAAATACTCCCATACTTGAAGTAGGCCCCGGCATGGGAGTCTTAACTCAGTATCTCCTATCCAAAGGACACGATTTGACAGTCGTCGAACTCGACCATGAATCGATCGAATATTTACAAGAAAATTTTCCCGAATTGAAAGGACACATTTTAGAAGAAGATTTTCTAAAACTCGATTTATCGAAGTTGTTCTCTGGAAATTTCTGCGTTATAGGAAACTATCCCTACAATATATCCAGTCAAATATTTTTCAAAGTACTCGAATACAAAGATCATATACCTTGTTGCAGCGGCATGATTCAAAAAGAAGTCGCCGAACGAATGGCTGCCCCTCCGGGCAGTAAAACTTACGGTATTTTGAGTGTATTGCTGCAAGCTTGGTATGAAATAGAATATTTATTCACAGTCCCCGAACACGTATTCAATCCCCCACCGAAAGTCAAATCGGCAGTCATCAAAATGACACGAAACCAAGTCCGGCAATTAGGTTGTAATGAACCTCTATTCAAACGAATCGTAAAAACCGCATTCAATCAAAGGCGAAAAACCATGCGGAACTCATTAAAAAGTATGGTCGGACAAGATTGTAAAATATTGGCAGAACCGATTTTCAACGAACGCCCCGAACGGCTATCGGTCAAACAATTCATAGATTTGACAAATCTATTGGAAAGTTACATTATAAAATGA
- a CDS encoding phosphatidylserine decarboxylase family protein yields MKIHREGKNILLILFIILALLNLPVYLWIKITWLAYLIHAASIIFFFLVVNFFRSPKRHFKGNPKNAIVAPADGVVVVLEEVLEDEYFHDKRMQVSIFMNIFNVHANWFPVAGKVIHVSHQQGRFMAAYLPKSSTDNERSTVVIKAENGEEILVRQIAGAVARRIVTYAEVGDTCDIDEHMGFIKFGSRVDLYLPLDCDIKVALHDKTIGDLTEIARLK; encoded by the coding sequence ATGAAAATACACCGAGAAGGGAAAAACATATTACTTATTCTTTTTATCATTCTGGCTCTTTTGAATTTGCCGGTTTATCTATGGATAAAAATAACATGGCTGGCTTATCTAATCCACGCCGCCTCCATTATATTTTTCTTTCTGGTAGTTAATTTTTTCCGGTCTCCCAAACGGCATTTCAAAGGTAATCCCAAAAATGCCATAGTCGCACCGGCAGACGGTGTCGTAGTCGTTCTTGAAGAAGTTCTCGAAGATGAATACTTTCATGACAAACGTATGCAAGTTTCTATCTTTATGAATATATTCAACGTACATGCCAACTGGTTTCCCGTTGCCGGAAAAGTAATCCATGTAAGTCATCAACAAGGCCGTTTTATGGCAGCCTATTTACCTAAATCAAGCACAGACAACGAAAGATCCACAGTAGTCATTAAGGCTGAAAATGGTGAGGAAATCTTAGTCAGACAAATTGCCGGTGCAGTGGCGCGTCGCATTGTAACTTACGCCGAAGTCGGTGATACCTGTGACATCGACGAACACATGGGCTTTATAAAATTCGGTTCACGCGTAGATTTGTACCTTCCGCTCGATTGCGATATTAAAGTAGCTCTACACGATAAAACAATAGGCGACCTCACCGAAATAGCCCGTCTAAAATAA
- a CDS encoding DUF4834 family protein, translating to MHALGLLLIIAFIIFIVPIIGIFQLILRFFFGKKNSVRNPFQQGQQGQNNKGRTTWYTHTKKNKKVIQDDEGEYIDFEDIKEK from the coding sequence ATGCATGCTCTTGGACTGCTCCTCATCATAGCTTTTATTATCTTCATAGTACCCATTATAGGTATATTTCAACTTATCCTCCGGTTCTTCTTCGGAAAGAAAAACAGCGTTAGGAATCCCTTTCAACAAGGACAACAGGGACAAAACAACAAAGGGCGTACCACATGGTACACCCATACGAAAAAGAACAAAAAGGTTATCCAAGACGACGAAGGAGAATATATAGATTTCGAAGATATAAAAGAGAAATAG
- a CDS encoding aminoacyl-histidine dipeptidase, with product MDNKITSLQPQAVWKYFNAICQVPRPSGHLDKITEYIMGVGRSLGLETILDKAGNVIIRKPATPGMENRKPVILQGHMDMVPQANKSVNHNFETDPILPRIDGEWVSATETTLGADNGIGISSILAILESKEIQHGPIEALFTNDEETGMYGAIGLEPGELQGEILLNTDSEQDGELYMSCAGGVDVNVEFKYKEEAYTPVAGEIALRLTLGGLHGGHSGVDIHLGRMNANKEMFRFLKEAVSEYGARLAHYNGGTLRNAIPREAEAVVTILSEDKTDFMAAVDEFFSTLRREYGFIEDRLVFKAEEVSLPKTLLPEEIQDDLINAVVACHNGVYRMIPDAPEVVETSSNLSIVRTSEGLVEIQILVRSSSETMKMALASELESTFALAGARVEFDGAYPGWEPNFKSDILNLMKKIYPRVTGKEADVKMMHAGLECGIIGANYPGLDMISFGPTIKHPHSPNEKVEISTVETFWKLLVAVLENIPEKD from the coding sequence ATGGACAACAAAATCACATCTCTTCAACCACAGGCAGTATGGAAATATTTCAATGCGATTTGTCAAGTGCCTCGTCCGTCGGGTCATCTCGATAAAATCACCGAGTATATAATGGGTGTAGGTCGTTCTTTGGGATTGGAGACCATTTTGGATAAGGCCGGGAATGTCATTATTCGCAAACCTGCCACACCCGGTATGGAAAACCGCAAGCCGGTTATTCTTCAAGGACACATGGATATGGTTCCTCAGGCGAATAAATCGGTGAACCATAATTTCGAGACCGACCCGATCCTTCCTCGTATCGACGGTGAGTGGGTGAGCGCTACCGAAACGACATTGGGAGCTGATAATGGTATCGGTATTTCTTCGATTTTGGCGATTCTCGAATCGAAAGAGATACAGCATGGGCCTATCGAAGCTTTGTTTACTAACGACGAGGAGACCGGTATGTATGGAGCCATAGGGCTTGAACCGGGTGAGTTGCAAGGTGAAATATTATTGAATACCGACTCGGAGCAAGATGGCGAATTGTATATGAGCTGTGCCGGAGGGGTAGATGTAAATGTCGAATTTAAATACAAAGAGGAGGCTTATACTCCGGTTGCCGGTGAAATAGCTTTGAGATTGACTTTGGGCGGATTGCATGGCGGTCATTCGGGTGTGGATATTCATTTGGGGAGAATGAATGCTAACAAGGAGATGTTCAGGTTCTTGAAAGAGGCTGTATCGGAGTATGGAGCTCGTTTGGCTCATTATAACGGAGGAACGTTGCGAAACGCCATACCGCGTGAAGCAGAGGCTGTGGTGACTATTTTATCAGAAGATAAAACCGATTTCATGGCCGCTGTCGATGAGTTTTTCTCCACTTTGAGACGGGAATATGGTTTTATTGAAGATAGGTTGGTTTTTAAAGCCGAGGAGGTTTCACTCCCGAAAACTCTTTTGCCGGAAGAAATACAAGACGATCTTATCAATGCCGTTGTCGCTTGTCATAATGGCGTGTATCGTATGATTCCTGATGCCCCAGAGGTGGTAGAAACATCGTCCAACCTTTCTATTGTGCGTACTTCGGAGGGGCTTGTCGAAATACAGATTTTGGTGCGGAGTTCGAGTGAAACCATGAAAATGGCATTGGCATCGGAATTGGAAAGTACTTTTGCTTTGGCAGGAGCCAGAGTGGAGTTTGATGGTGCATATCCCGGCTGGGAACCTAATTTTAAATCGGATATATTGAACCTGATGAAAAAAATATATCCGAGAGTTACCGGGAAAGAGGCCGACGTAAAAATGATGCATGCCGGGTTGGAGTGTGGTATTATCGGAGCTAATTATCCGGGATTGGATATGATTTCCTTTGGTCCTACTATTAAGCACCCTCACTCACCGAATGAAAAAGTTGAGATTTCTACGGTCGAGACTTTCTGGAAGTTGTTGGTGGCAGTCCTTGAAAATATTCCGGAAAAAGATTAA
- a CDS encoding lysylphosphatidylglycerol synthase transmembrane domain-containing protein — protein MKRIIRDIVKYLLPLLCGVWLFWYVYQKLDMNTIFQILKSDVNYFWIILSMVIAAFSHIARAFRWRLQLRALNINPSMRVLINAIFGTYAMNLLFPRLGEVWRCGYVAQREKASFTKVLGSMVSDRLSDTVMLAMLTFAVFMVQMKPFRQFLNENPSIETGVMNVLTSVWLYVGIFICIVAVVWFFCTNSRSKIVLKIKNFMANIWDGFASIITMRGKFWFVFYTLFIWFCYFMQLYVCIFAFPGMENLTVSAVLLLYVLGSLGMLLPVQGGIGPWHFAVIAGLSYYGITGNEAGAFAFVAHGSQMVLIVLIGIYAFISMACDKKKPKGERIMAEVMTELPKSNRP, from the coding sequence TTGAAAAGGATAATACGGGATATTGTAAAATATCTGCTTCCTCTGCTTTGTGGTGTGTGGTTGTTTTGGTATGTCTACCAGAAATTGGATATGAATACCATTTTTCAAATCCTCAAATCAGATGTGAATTATTTTTGGATTATCCTATCTATGGTTATTGCAGCATTCAGCCATATTGCCCGTGCGTTTCGCTGGCGTTTGCAGTTGCGAGCGTTGAATATAAACCCGTCGATGCGGGTTTTGATAAACGCTATTTTCGGCACGTATGCCATGAATCTGTTGTTTCCCCGGTTGGGAGAGGTTTGGCGTTGCGGTTATGTGGCTCAGCGAGAGAAAGCATCATTTACGAAAGTATTGGGATCTATGGTTTCCGATCGTCTCTCCGATACGGTAATGCTCGCGATGCTTACGTTTGCGGTATTCATGGTTCAAATGAAGCCGTTCCGTCAATTTTTGAATGAGAATCCTTCTATCGAAACAGGGGTGATGAATGTATTGACTTCGGTGTGGCTCTATGTTGGAATCTTTATATGTATTGTCGCTGTCGTTTGGTTTTTCTGTACGAACAGTCGGAGCAAGATTGTATTGAAGATAAAGAATTTTATGGCCAACATCTGGGACGGTTTTGCCTCGATTATTACGATGAGAGGGAAATTTTGGTTCGTATTCTATACCCTGTTTATTTGGTTCTGTTATTTTATGCAACTGTATGTCTGCATATTCGCTTTCCCCGGTATGGAAAATTTGACGGTCTCGGCGGTCTTGTTGCTTTATGTATTGGGTAGTTTGGGTATGTTACTTCCCGTGCAGGGCGGAATCGGACCGTGGCATTTTGCTGTAATTGCCGGGTTGTCCTATTATGGCATAACCGGTAACGAGGCGGGGGCATTTGCTTTTGTGGCACATGGCTCTCAAATGGTGCTAATCGTTCTGATAGGTATATATGCCTTTATTTCGATGGCGTGTGACAAAAAGAAACCAAAGGGTGAAAGGATTATGGCAGAGGTCATGACAGAACTTCCAAAGTCGAATCGCCCTTAA
- the mgtE gene encoding magnesium transporter: protein MDKFTPEYIQNVQQIIKNDEKDKARELLKDLHPADIAELYQQLNLDEAEYIYMLLDGEKAADVLLELDEDDREKMLKQLPSEVIAKQFIDYMDSDDAVDLIREMDEDAQEEILSHIDDVEQAGDIVDLLKYDEDTAGGLMGTEMVVVNENWSMPECVKQMRIQAEELGQLYYVYVVDDDDRLKGVFPLKKMITNPSASKIKHVMRKDPVSVKTDTPINDVAMTFEKYDLVAVPVIDSIGRLVGQITVDDIMDEVREQSEREYQLASGLSQDVESNDTVFTQTAARLPWLLIGMVGGLANSVILGNFESNIAKNPATALFIPLIGGTGGNVGIQSSAIVVQGLANGKLDLKTAGKQLFKELGVALINACMISLLVFVYNWFFLDNIATTVSVSLSLFAVVIFASIFGTLVPLTLERFKIDPAIATGPFITITNDIIGMLIYMSISYALSI from the coding sequence ATGGATAAATTTACACCCGAATATATCCAAAATGTTCAGCAAATCATTAAAAACGACGAAAAAGACAAAGCCCGTGAATTACTGAAAGATTTGCACCCGGCCGATATAGCGGAACTATATCAACAGTTGAACCTCGACGAAGCAGAGTATATCTACATGCTTTTGGACGGGGAAAAAGCGGCAGATGTACTTCTCGAACTAGATGAAGACGATCGGGAAAAAATGTTGAAACAACTGCCAAGCGAAGTCATCGCCAAACAGTTTATCGACTACATGGATTCCGACGATGCCGTGGACCTCATTCGGGAAATGGACGAAGACGCTCAGGAAGAGATCCTCTCCCACATCGACGACGTAGAACAAGCCGGAGACATCGTTGACTTGTTGAAATACGATGAAGACACCGCCGGTGGTCTCATGGGAACAGAAATGGTTGTCGTAAACGAAAATTGGAGTATGCCCGAATGCGTCAAACAAATGCGGATACAAGCAGAAGAGCTAGGGCAGCTTTATTATGTCTATGTAGTGGACGATGACGACAGATTGAAAGGAGTTTTCCCCCTAAAAAAAATGATTACCAATCCCTCTGCCTCAAAGATAAAGCACGTCATGCGTAAAGACCCTGTATCGGTAAAGACCGATACTCCTATCAATGACGTAGCTATGACTTTCGAAAAATACGACTTGGTAGCCGTACCGGTGATAGACAGTATCGGACGTTTGGTAGGGCAGATTACGGTCGACGACATCATGGACGAAGTTCGTGAACAATCGGAACGAGAATATCAATTGGCATCGGGTTTGTCCCAAGACGTGGAATCGAACGACACTGTTTTCACTCAAACGGCAGCCCGGCTACCGTGGCTGCTCATCGGTATGGTCGGAGGGTTGGCAAACTCGGTAATCTTAGGAAATTTTGAATCGAACATCGCTAAAAATCCGGCCACAGCACTCTTCATACCACTAATCGGCGGTACGGGAGGAAATGTGGGAATACAATCATCGGCCATCGTAGTACAAGGTTTAGCGAACGGTAAATTAGATTTAAAAACGGCGGGAAAACAATTATTCAAAGAATTAGGCGTAGCCCTGATCAACGCCTGCATGATATCCCTACTCGTATTCGTTTACAACTGGTTTTTCCTCGACAATATAGCGACTACGGTATCCGTATCGCTTTCCTTGTTTGCCGTAGTGATTTTTGCCTCCATTTTCGGGACTCTCGTCCCTTTAACCCTCGAACGATTCAAAATAGACCCAGCCATAGCCACAGGGCCTTTTATCACCATCACCAATGACATTATAGGTATGCTCATTTACATGAGTATCAGCTATGCGCTCTCTATATAA
- the pssA gene encoding CDP-diacylglycerol--serine O-phosphatidyltransferase, with translation MNAITKNIPNSITCLNLLSGCFACLFAYKGEYDIVALCIGLSALFDFLDGMAARLLHAYSPMGKELDSLADLISFGLAPGFMAMHFMLYDSVFHGINDSYQIWWALSALLIPVFSALRLAKFNIDARQTTSFIGLPVPANALFWIGICQAGLQIEDKACGYAIVCLVILFSFLLISEIPMFSLKFKNLKLKENYLRYLILIAAAIFLIFFGLAGLAATIGLYIILSLLTAKKH, from the coding sequence ATGAATGCCATTACAAAAAATATCCCTAATAGTATTACTTGTCTCAATCTCCTTTCAGGGTGTTTTGCCTGTCTTTTCGCATACAAAGGAGAGTACGACATAGTTGCTTTATGCATAGGGTTATCCGCATTATTCGACTTTTTAGACGGCATGGCGGCACGTTTGCTCCATGCTTACTCTCCGATGGGAAAAGAATTGGATTCACTCGCCGATCTTATCAGCTTCGGGCTTGCACCGGGATTCATGGCCATGCATTTCATGCTATACGACAGCGTCTTTCATGGAATAAATGATTCCTATCAGATCTGGTGGGCATTAAGTGCGTTGCTTATTCCTGTTTTCTCCGCACTTCGTTTAGCAAAATTCAATATCGATGCTCGTCAGACAACCTCGTTCATCGGGTTGCCCGTTCCTGCCAACGCTCTTTTTTGGATAGGAATATGTCAAGCCGGCTTACAAATAGAGGACAAAGCCTGTGGATACGCTATCGTCTGCTTAGTCATTCTCTTCTCTTTCCTATTGATTTCGGAGATTCCCATGTTTTCTCTAAAATTCAAGAACTTGAAGTTAAAAGAAAATTATCTTCGTTACTTGATTTTAATCGCTGCCGCAATTTTCCTTATCTTTTTCGGACTGGCAGGCCTCGCCGCAACAATAGGCTTGTATATAATATTATCGCTGTTGACAGCCAAGAAGCATTAA
- a CDS encoding sulfatase family protein, translated as MALPISGQAEKRGNVEMPQCPNVVFIYADDIGYGDLSCNGSKTINTPNVQRMATEGVRFTNAHSAAATSTPSRYAMLTGEYAWRREGTGIADGDAGMIIRPERYTLADMFRDAGYATGVVGKWHLGLGDEKGTQDWNQRLSPNPADIGFDYSYIMAATGDRVPCVFVENGAVVNLDPEDPIYVSYKQNFPGEPTGKKNPDLLVMHPSHGHNQSIVNGISRIGYMKGGKSALWKDDQIADELTNKAVSFIENHKDEPFFLYFATQDAHVPRVPNERFAGKSGMGPRGDVLLQFDWSVGEILSALKKNGLDKNTIIILSSDNGPVVDDGYKDQAVELLGEHKPGGPFRGGKYSSYEAGTRVPCILRWVDTVKPTVSDALVCQIDWFASFASLLGTDLPEGAAPDSENYLDTWLGKEAEGRPYLVEQNAQNNLSITSGEWKYIEPGKGEPFNKNVGIETGNSSLPQLYNLHKDLGERKNVAEQYPDVVEELAARLLEIKDGRVALPLK; from the coding sequence ATGGCACTCCCAATTTCGGGACAAGCCGAAAAGAGAGGGAACGTGGAGATGCCGCAATGTCCGAATGTCGTGTTCATCTATGCCGATGATATAGGCTATGGCGATTTAAGTTGTAATGGATCTAAGACGATAAATACTCCGAACGTGCAACGCATGGCTACCGAGGGAGTGAGATTTACTAATGCTCATAGTGCTGCGGCTACCAGCACACCTTCCCGTTATGCGATGTTGACCGGCGAATATGCATGGCGTAGGGAAGGTACGGGTATTGCCGATGGGGATGCGGGAATGATTATCCGTCCCGAACGATACACGTTGGCCGATATGTTCCGAGATGCCGGATATGCTACCGGGGTTGTCGGTAAGTGGCATTTGGGGCTCGGAGATGAAAAAGGGACACAAGACTGGAATCAACGGTTGTCGCCGAATCCTGCCGATATAGGATTTGATTATTCTTATATTATGGCCGCTACGGGCGATCGAGTCCCTTGTGTATTCGTAGAGAATGGGGCGGTTGTAAATCTTGATCCGGAAGATCCTATTTATGTCAGTTATAAGCAGAATTTTCCGGGAGAACCTACGGGGAAAAAGAATCCTGATTTATTGGTTATGCATCCTTCGCATGGTCATAACCAGAGTATCGTCAATGGCATTTCTCGTATTGGATATATGAAGGGCGGAAAATCTGCGTTGTGGAAAGACGACCAAATTGCCGATGAGCTTACAAACAAAGCTGTTTCGTTTATCGAGAATCATAAGGACGAACCTTTCTTTCTCTATTTTGCCACGCAGGATGCACATGTTCCCCGTGTACCTAATGAACGCTTTGCCGGGAAATCGGGTATGGGGCCGAGAGGAGATGTCTTGTTGCAGTTCGATTGGAGTGTGGGTGAGATTTTATCGGCTTTGAAGAAAAACGGATTAGATAAAAATACAATTATTATCTTGTCGAGCGATAACGGCCCGGTTGTAGACGACGGATATAAAGACCAGGCTGTGGAGCTATTGGGAGAACATAAACCCGGAGGGCCTTTCAGGGGTGGTAAATATAGTTCTTATGAGGCGGGGACCAGAGTCCCTTGTATTCTTCGCTGGGTAGACACAGTGAAGCCGACCGTTTCGGATGCGTTGGTATGCCAAATTGATTGGTTCGCTTCGTTTGCCTCGTTGTTGGGAACCGATTTACCCGAGGGGGCTGCTCCTGATAGTGAGAATTATTTAGATACGTGGTTGGGAAAAGAAGCCGAGGGGCGTCCTTATTTGGTTGAACAGAATGCACAAAATAATTTATCGATTACTTCCGGCGAATGGAAGTATATAGAACCCGGAAAAGGAGAGCCATTCAATAAAAATGTCGGTATTGAAACAGGTAATAGTTCTCTTCCCCAGTTGTACAATTTGCATAAGGACTTGGGAGAGCGGAAAAATGTAGCCGAACAATATCCCGATGTCGTCGAAGAATTAGCAGCGAGATTATTGGAAATAAAAGACGGGCGAGTTGCTCTTCCGCTTAAATGA
- a CDS encoding lysophospholipid acyltransferase family protein, producing the protein MKRYVLNISDLQDIAPQFKSESGTKILKYLFNLCKINEINALYDRSCDYRGAAFCNSIIDDLDITCQIDHEEKLDNLPEGAFITVSNHPFGALDGVILIKLLANRRPDYKVMVNWILNHVEAMSDNFIAVDPYSNPDRRKVSLNGIKEALLQAKNGHPLGFFPAGAVSKLRWDLRIEDREWQSSIIRLIQQLKKPVVPIFFHGHNSLFYTILRIFSWKMCAMRLPAEVFKKEHKTIRISVGDAISPETLAQYPTIKELEKFLKQETYKLKKR; encoded by the coding sequence ATGAAAAGATACGTATTAAATATATCCGATTTACAAGACATTGCACCCCAGTTCAAAAGCGAAAGTGGAACCAAGATTCTCAAATACCTTTTCAACCTTTGCAAAATCAACGAGATCAATGCTTTGTACGATCGCTCCTGCGATTATCGGGGAGCAGCATTTTGCAATTCTATTATAGACGATTTGGACATCACTTGCCAAATCGACCACGAAGAGAAACTCGATAACTTACCCGAAGGTGCTTTCATCACAGTCTCGAATCACCCGTTCGGAGCACTCGATGGCGTTATTCTCATCAAACTACTTGCCAATCGCCGCCCCGACTACAAAGTCATGGTCAATTGGATATTGAACCATGTCGAAGCCATGTCCGACAATTTCATTGCCGTAGACCCCTACTCCAATCCAGACAGACGAAAAGTCTCCCTCAATGGAATAAAAGAGGCTCTACTTCAAGCTAAAAACGGACATCCTCTCGGCTTTTTCCCCGCCGGGGCTGTCTCTAAACTAAGATGGGACCTTCGCATTGAAGATAGAGAATGGCAATCCAGTATAATCAGATTGATTCAGCAATTAAAGAAACCCGTCGTCCCCATTTTCTTTCATGGACATAACTCGCTATTTTATACGATATTAAGGATATTCAGTTGGAAAATGTGCGCCATGCGATTACCTGCCGAAGTATTCAAAAAAGAACACAAAACTATACGCATCTCTGTGGGAGACGCCATTTCTCCCGAAACGTTGGCTCAATATCCCACCATTAAAGAATTGGAGAAATTCTTAAAGCAAGAAACCTATAAATTGAAAAAACGATAA
- a CDS encoding HesA/MoeB/ThiF family protein translates to MEPIVYIYQDHLQDFWNSGQSQCFGAAFEWKGEQVYHVYIKYPQVAPTGYSMPCLFRVVDTDDYEKAEDVALSVYASMPEEAKRVPVVIVCIHVEDTNVSSRAFIVDDGRIIEAVVKYVPRKSELYTRSKGLLEVGALEAKKVLIVGLGSGGAPIAVELAKAGVGHFILMDFDRIELHNIARHICGVNELGRLKVNAVKDAILLKNPYAQVETYDIDMNKHLDILEKCVAESDLTIAATDEYASRYNINARLVKLGKVGLFGRAVTRAEGGDILRVRPGGPCYACLTGNPIYHQNDEITDVRRARELGVIPAYVSDEDAHAMVQVGLSTDIAPINNMMVKLALNELSRGIECGISSLIEELTYDYYIWANRRDFQFANWAPFNRNPNRHLTILRWYGVKLKKDSECLECR, encoded by the coding sequence ATGGAACCGATAGTGTACATTTATCAGGATCATTTGCAGGATTTTTGGAATAGCGGGCAATCACAATGTTTCGGCGCTGCTTTTGAGTGGAAAGGCGAACAGGTTTACCATGTCTACATCAAGTATCCGCAGGTGGCTCCGACAGGATATTCCATGCCTTGTCTCTTTCGGGTAGTCGATACTGACGATTATGAAAAGGCCGAAGATGTGGCTTTGTCTGTTTATGCATCGATGCCGGAAGAGGCAAAACGAGTTCCGGTCGTTATTGTTTGCATTCATGTCGAAGACACGAACGTCAGCTCTCGTGCTTTTATTGTCGATGACGGAAGAATCATCGAGGCGGTTGTGAAATATGTGCCTCGCAAGAGTGAGCTTTATACTCGCAGTAAAGGGCTACTCGAAGTGGGAGCGTTGGAGGCGAAAAAGGTCCTTATCGTAGGGTTAGGCAGCGGTGGCGCACCTATTGCCGTCGAGTTGGCGAAAGCCGGTGTAGGGCATTTTATACTGATGGATTTCGATCGTATAGAATTGCACAATATCGCTCGTCATATCTGTGGGGTGAACGAATTGGGACGGCTCAAAGTAAATGCCGTGAAAGATGCCATATTATTGAAAAATCCGTATGCGCAAGTAGAGACCTACGATATCGATATGAATAAGCATCTCGATATTCTTGAAAAATGTGTGGCAGAATCGGATCTTACCATAGCTGCGACGGACGAGTATGCGAGCAGATATAACATCAATGCCCGTTTGGTGAAATTGGGTAAAGTGGGATTGTTTGGCCGGGCTGTCACTCGCGCCGAGGGTGGCGATATATTACGCGTAAGACCGGGTGGACCGTGTTATGCCTGCTTGACGGGGAATCCTATTTATCATCAGAATGACGAGATTACCGATGTGCGTCGGGCCAGAGAGTTGGGAGTTATACCGGCATATGTGTCGGACGAGGATGCTCATGCGATGGTTCAGGTGGGATTATCGACCGATATCGCACCGATTAACAATATGATGGTAAAATTGGCATTGAACGAGCTATCTCGTGGAATCGAGTGTGGCATATCTTCGCTGATAGAAGAGTTGACCTATGATTATTATATTTGGGCCAATCGTCGGGATTTCCAATTTGCCAACTGGGCTCCATTCAATCGGAATCCGAATAGACATTTGACGATACTCCGTTGGTATGGAGTAAAATTGAAAAAAGATTCCGAGTGCTTGGAGTGTAGATAG